A portion of the Acidobacteriota bacterium genome contains these proteins:
- a CDS encoding NAD(P)H-binding protein, producing MSNQDLTKHCAVIGATGMLGRPVVRRLVQEGLVVKALVRDPEKAARVLPEAVRLVQGDLEDPESVKRFLSPGDRVYLNVAAMRPPPAFCPERDGVPIVVKAAEEMGVERIVRLTALEMREDSRFWLTQNMLAADESLRAGQVPWVLLRSSWAMETLETFVRGGRLWVFGRGNVGFYWVSGDDLGRLAAAALVRDEALGKEWHCQGPEELSLREAARRYAAARSRPVPVSELKNVTVGLLGLFSARYRFLSRIMRDFAPSSYPFTGEETWNTLAKPSMSIEGCARYLEECGDRPRKTIPA from the coding sequence GTGAGCAATCAAGATCTGACGAAACATTGCGCAGTCATCGGTGCAACGGGAATGCTAGGCCGACCCGTCGTTCGACGCCTTGTGCAGGAAGGTTTGGTGGTGAAGGCGCTCGTCCGCGACCCGGAGAAAGCGGCCCGTGTCTTGCCCGAGGCCGTTCGCCTCGTCCAAGGCGACCTCGAAGATCCGGAATCGGTGAAGCGCTTTCTCTCGCCCGGTGATCGTGTTTACCTGAACGTGGCCGCCATGCGTCCTCCGCCGGCGTTCTGCCCAGAACGCGATGGAGTGCCGATTGTCGTCAAGGCGGCTGAGGAGATGGGTGTCGAGCGAATCGTTCGCCTGACAGCCCTCGAAATGCGAGAAGACTCCCGTTTTTGGCTGACGCAGAACATGCTGGCGGCCGACGAGTCGTTACGAGCTGGGCAGGTGCCGTGGGTGCTCCTCAGATCGAGTTGGGCGATGGAGACCCTCGAGACGTTTGTTCGAGGTGGCAGGCTATGGGTGTTCGGCCGGGGCAACGTAGGTTTCTACTGGGTTTCCGGTGACGACCTCGGTCGGTTGGCAGCGGCAGCCTTGGTCCGCGACGAAGCACTCGGCAAGGAGTGGCATTGCCAGGGTCCCGAGGAACTTTCGTTGAGAGAGGCGGCTCGTCGCTACGCGGCGGCACGCTCCCGGCCTGTGCCGGTGAGCGAACTGAAGAACGTCACGGTGGGGCTGCTGGGTCTGTTCTCGGCTCGCTATCGTTTTCTTTCACGTATCATGCGCGATTTCGCACCTTCCTCCTATCCCTTCACCGGAGAGGAAACCTGGAACACCTTGGCGAAGCCTTCGATGTCGATCGAGGGCTGCGCGAGGTACTTGGAGGAATGCGGTGATCGTCCACGAAAAACGATTCCGGCCTAG